Below is a window of Impatiens glandulifera chromosome 2, dImpGla2.1, whole genome shotgun sequence DNA.
agtttgtttattttgccccaaaaaaataaagttggtTTAGTTTGGCTTTTAAGATGCATGGTAATTGTGGGAACAATTTGCTTTCTTAAGGATTTTAGTATAAgcttttttaatttcaatacaATTATTAGACTCAACATATACTACTTTCTTTTCAATAAAGTAACATTTTATTAAGAAATGTCATCTGAAAAAGTTATTACACGAAAAATAGTTATTTCATAAGGGATGAACtcaatatataatgttaatttgattaaaaaatcaCATTGATTGATAGTATGAGTGGACTAATAGTAGCAACAATGAAAATGACTCAATTTCAAAGGAATGCTCGAAAGTTATTCAAcgatcaattatttaaatttaataacaaattaagttaaattgtactatattaattatgaaacaTGTAAAAAAACGCATTGGTTTTAGACCAAAATAAACCTAATACATTCTCAAACTCTTAAATGTATTGAAATATTTGAGTTGATTCTCGATATTAAAGCTTCATTTTGGTTTTCACCAAGAAATGAACTTATTTAAAAGTGTTCaattcattgtttttatttgagttaATCCCTtactatatgtatatttttttatcttttggtTGATTCTTGATCTTAAAGCTTCATTTTGGTTTTCACCAAGAAATGAacttatttaaaagtgtttgGTTCATTGTTTTCATTTGAGTTAATcccttattatattttttttatctttcggTTGATGTTCAATCTTAAAGCTTTCATTTTCGTCTTCACCAAGAATAGGTTCATTGTTTTCATTTGAGTTAATCccttactatatttttttttttatctttcggTTGATGTTCAATCTTAAAGTTTTTCGTCTTCACCAAGaatagttataatttaaaagtgtTTGGTTCATTGTTTTCTTTCGAGTTAATCCTTGTTCGGTTGATTTTCGACCTTGAAGGTTCATTTTTGTCTTAACCAATAAATGAGCTTATTTAAAAACGTTTAATTCATTGTTTTCTTTTGAGTTAATCCTTTGTTATCTATTTTATCTTAGAATTCATTTTGATCTTAAAACTTCATTTTTGTCTTCACTAAGAAATGAACTTATTTAAAAGTCATAGATTCATGGTTTTCTTTTGAGTTAATCCCTTGCTATAATTTACAtctataatttttatctttggCTTTATTTtcgattttaaaatttcattttcgtCTCCACCAAGaaatgagtttatttaaaagCGTCTATTCATTGTTTAGTTTTGAGATAATCCCTTgctatattctttattttaattttgaaaagttttgaTTAAACAAGTTTTTTCTTTGTACTTATTGATGTTGATAGAGATTAGCTGGATATTcgaattcaaacaaaataaatttgttttttatttagaaaaacaagacaagttaaaataaaaataaatgaatgattGAAAGATCAATTTATCTGCCTGCCAGCCAATCTTGACTTCTCAACGGCTACGCGTCTTTGTCTTTCCTTTACTCTCATTAAAGACgtctgttttttatttatttaatccgttcattgatatatttttattaaatttatgtttataaaataattacatgaaaaatattagtaatttgaagaaataatataaaaactttaaattaataaattcatttagtATGATTTAGATGTtagggaaataaaaaaaaaaatgttgtatttaattataactataaaaaatgaatatgatAACTGTctgttaatatatttaataatattagtaacctataattataatataataataaatatattataattaattttgtttagatGATTCGAGAGTGAATATTTGAGCTCATAATCGGGAATGTGTTTTACATATGTATTTTATTCGTCATGATTCTCAAATATTGGTGTTTCTGAATAGCAAAAACTTTTAAAGGTGTTTAAAAATCtcacatatatttgaaaaatataaaattagactAAAAAACAAACTAGCCTTAACGGTTTAAAGACTAATTAAGGCCAAGAAGACTTGTAAGAAGTTTGGTGGTATATTCAATTGTTTAGACATAGGATTGACTTATGAATTGGATCAACCCTTTTTCCACTCTACTAGATTTCTTGACTaaagtatattaaataaattatattttcacttaattagGAGTAGATAGTTGATTAATAGTAGCATGCccaactctttttttttttttttttttttttttttttttttttttttttttttaagattggTGACTATAATTAGGTGCTAACAAAAACCGATTTATATAAAAATCGcctgaaataattataaatcgaTCTCACCTAGGTGTGATAGTTTTCGTTGACAACCACCATTTAGTGGTAGagtttagaattttatttttcaagaatttttcatgattatttttttaatttattatatatatttgttacttttttcattttttcatttattatatatatttgttatttttttcattttttaatttattatatatatttgttatttttttagttaacgCCAACGactaaatgaaaatttaaaaaaattgataccaCACTTAACTTAGAAGTTAGAACATCTTAATTggttgaaaatgatatttttttaaataatatatatttatatttgtatcattttataaaatattttaatctttttatagaagcaataatttttattaatttcaattttttttttatttcacttattttcttcattcaacttaaattatgtttaataaaattgaaagttCATAGTTAAGGGGAAAACTATAAACACTTTATAAAGATAGACGGACTAACTCTCATTTCAATTTAAACGTTTTTATAGAGCCgcaacctaataaaaataaataaaaaaaactacaacTTATAAACACAATATGGATATAGAATCATAGTTAACATTATTAATACTTGCACcataagaaaccaaattaaAAGATTTATTCAATTCATAGAAATATGCAAGTAATTTCTCTACACTAACTCCAGTTTACAGATACAAACTCTCAAATAGAAAATGCCATCATCATCAGATAACCAACAATCACAACTCCATAATATtggtaatctatatatatcttctATCTACAATTCTAAATGAATATTAGAAAAACAGTTATTTGAtcatgaaaatataatataaaacccTAATTCCAAATTAAAGTAAGAATCACAAATACCCCAATAGCGATAAACAGCATCTTCAAGTAATTATCTGCTTGCTGTCCACCTCGAGGttgttgaagacgatgatgatggtgatgatgGTGTTGTTGATATTGATATCCATTAAACTGATTAGGATAACCGTAAGGAAAACCAGCAGCAGTTCCATACATTGAAGGATCGGGAAATCCATTAACCTGCATGTTAAACAACGACGGGAAAAGACCACCAAACGCAGCCGAGAGAGTAAAATTACCGAATCTTGCTGATGTCATCGGATTAAATCCTCCTAGCCCACCGTTAAAACCATATCCATTTTGTTGAAAATTGTTAGGTTGGGGAGGAGGAGCTGTTTCAGGTCTTTGTCCTGATGGACGATTTGGGATGTTGATTCCCGGGATTGATTTTGATCTTGGGTCGGTTGAGTTGTTCCCTCGTCCGTATAAAGGTACTAGTTTTTGTTCTTCGACTAAAGCTTTACAAACGGGACATTCTTGAGAATGGGAATGGATGTGGAGCCATTTGTAGAGGCATGGCCAGCAAAAGAGGTGACCACATAGTGTTACAATTGGGTCTTGCGCTAAATCAAGGCAAATGTTGCACTCGAAATTACCAGCATCGTTGTTGTTGTCGCCACTGTTGTTTGATACAGAAAAACCTCGAGGTGTTCTGCTTGTTGATTCTCCGGATCCATTGGCCATCCTATTGCGTATTTCAAAATTAGTTTACCTGCAATATTATGAATGTTGGGAAGAATATGAGCTCAGAGAACAAGATAGTTACAACGAGTGTAGGATGGATAATTGAGCAAATTGGGCGATATGAGGTCTCAAGTTCAATTTCACTGCAAACACCTCGACTGAAGTGGAGGGTAATGACGGTTGGATATTGTACTAGCTTCTTCCAGGGAATAAAACCAGTCTCGAGAAAATGATCAAGTGGGTCTTTTTAAGACCAAGATCCCACAATCCtaactttaatttattcaatttgtttttaGTACTTGAGCTACTATGGGTAGGTTAAGTTGGGATTTATTTAAAGGGAAATGAAGTACAGTCAAGAAAGTTTGTTGGAGAGGGTTAACAAAACAAAGAAAGAGACCAAAAGAAAGGTTGATGTTGGAATTGAAAATTGCTTAAATAAATCTTATGGACTGTGTACAATGAATGATTCTTTTGGCTCACAATAATATAAATCAGTGGTTCTCACTTTCGTGGAAGAACACGGGATGTGTTAACCAATTTCTCAACGAAAACACAGTCAAGACATAGGATCATATTGGTTTAGAGACTGCCTTTTCCTCTTCTTTTCTCATCTATGTTCATTCTTAGGATCATTAATGGTATGTAATGAAATCGCATTTCACGACAAATCAATTTATACAAGCTTACACTTAGAAAAACAACAAACGACCAGCAGAAGCTGTAATATTTGAGATCTGCAGTCTGTCAGTACACTGtaacatcaaaattgcaaagtTCCAATCTTAACAGTATGCTCAGAAAAGCTCTATATACATCTTTTCTCACATATAAGCAAAGCAGAGAAACTGGAATGTCATTATTAAGTAAATGTGATTTAAAATGAAGTTACACTCCAGTAACAGACTGTTACAAGAGAATAACTAGGGTTAGGGTTACGATTATGAACCCTAGAATAAGATGGCAGGTAGTTCAGTTGGTCCAGAAAGGAAATGAGAGGCCGTGTAACAACACTACCTAATCCCGAACAAGTAATTAGTTAATCGCATAGCTATTGGCGGGAAAACAATAAGGAATGACAAAAGGCGGATCAGATTATGCGATTTGAGAATTATTCTGAATCTCTTGAAGGTTCTCTCTATCCTCATATCTCAATTCAGGTATTATTCTGATTTGAAGCTAGGTTTAGTTTCTGTTCTAACTGCTATCATAACACAGACGCACATAAAAACGCCATGTTCATGTTTCTGATGACTATAACTCAGTTAGTCAAGCTTGTGTATCAATTTCAGATGGATTTTAACATAGcaattgataataatatcaCAAATATCTTCACATATCTTCGTATAAACTAACAATAAAAGGCTCTAAAAAGAAATATCACATCAATCATCCAGAAATATACTAAAAAACACCTCCAGGAACAAAATCCTCAATCAAGTCACCGATCTAGATCCAAATGAGGAGATTACAATCAGATTCTTTTCAACGTCACCGGAAGATGTTAAACAATCATAAAACGACGATTTTAAGGtcttaatttactatttttaacAGTGAATAAAGAGAAAACGAAACAAGATCATGAACAATTACGCAAAACAAGATCGAATATGAAAAAGACAAGACAATATACTCACCTTTCTTGATCGATTAATCGCCGGAATTAATGGTTTCGCCGGAGAGACATGGAATAATTTGGTAGAAGATAGTAAGTATCACAGTcagagaaagagaaataaaatatagaagaaAATGCAGATTGCAGAAGGTGTTATTTGTTTTATACTTATTGGGCCAAATTCTCGCCCAGcccaataaatatatattacttattattttttattttttgagcccaatatttttaattttcaacatttgtattttttatttattttaaattaaaaaagaattaagacccatttaatttatcattatattttcccatcaaattattaattattaaaatatataaattttattttgttttattttgagataaatataAGAGTTTGAtactcttttaaaataattcattgcttcactaaacaaaaattaattttgatttaatcacatttaattcaaaattaaatattgaaaacaaGAATAATCCTGTGTTTTGAATCCCATATAAAAAGTTTATGAGTTTCTCAATCCCTGTAGGCATAAAATACctaaaagaaatgaagaaatacatttaaattgTCATAGAATTTTGActtatattagaataaatataaagatttgaTGGATGACATATAAATCTAAATGTACAATTAAATCTTTGAATTCCATTtgtgaaaatttgaaattggTATTTTCAGTTTATTGTCAATtcgattaatttaattatttataagactaatttataaaaatattattaaataatacaaatatatctaaaatctgtttaaaatatatatattagccaTAATAActataaattgtatataaaactgtttaacataattatttgtttttgttttacaaatttttttattttaaaaatcaactaattttctttatatattttaaatatttattataattacataAGTACGAAATTATGGATTAACAAGTTTCTATTCTCATTTAaagcatggtttatatagatatttcattttgagttagattttatttatgattgaaACAAATCTTAAACCCTCAATTATTGGCACACATTTCAATGTTAGAAAGTATCAAATGTTATCTTAGACCTTGTTTGATATGACTTTTttggattttataaaattttctttctatcatataattattattttaaccaataaataatttattttatcaattaaaataataaatactcttatattatttttattaaattttaaatacagaattatattttagtaattcaattaattaaaaactcaaataatttatacttcatcaaaaaaaaaaat
It encodes the following:
- the LOC124928058 gene encoding E3 ubiquitin-protein ligase RNF185-like, which codes for MANGSGESTSRTPRGFSVSNNSGDNNNDAGNFECNICLDLAQDPIVTLCGHLFCWPCLYKWLHIHSHSQECPVCKALVEEQKLVPLYGRGNNSTDPRSKSIPGINIPNRPSGQRPETAPPPQPNNFQQNGYGFNGGLGGFNPMTSARFGNFTLSAAFGGLFPSLFNMQVNGFPDPSMYGTAAGFPYGYPNQFNGYQYQQHHHHHHHRLQQPRGGQQADNYLKMLFIAIGVFVILTLIWN